The Leptolyngbya subtilissima AS-A7 genome includes a region encoding these proteins:
- a CDS encoding MarR family winged helix-turn-helix transcriptional regulator — MASASPAKAAQEPFIAVIRELARAYQAFSAYSDAHVRQFDLTPAQFDVIATLGNTQGMTMGDIGEKTLITKGTLTGVVARLVQKQLVQRSTPADNRRSVIVQLTPEGNQVFEDVFPAHIAHLKERFDHLDAANLEQLRVLLGQLRQAF; from the coding sequence ATGGCCTCTGCTTCACCTGCTAAAGCCGCACAAGAGCCATTTATTGCGGTGATACGGGAGCTGGCACGGGCCTACCAGGCGTTTTCGGCCTACTCTGACGCCCATGTGCGGCAGTTTGATCTGACCCCTGCCCAGTTTGATGTCATTGCCACTCTGGGTAATACCCAGGGCATGACCATGGGCGACATTGGCGAAAAAACGCTGATTACTAAGGGCACTCTGACCGGGGTAGTCGCTCGCCTAGTGCAGAAGCAGCTAGTGCAGCGATCGACTCCCGCCGATAACCGTCGCAGCGTCATTGTGCAGCTGACGCCTGAGGGAAATCAGGTCTTTGAGGACGTGTTTCCAGCCCATATTGCTCACCTTAAAGAGCGCTTTGACCATCTAGATGCGGCCAATCTAGAGCAGTTGCGGGTGCTACTAGGGCAACTGCGGCAGGCGTTTTAG
- the hydA gene encoding dihydropyrimidinase: MTSVLIQGGRIVTAVDDYQGDILIQDGRIEAIGRQLSVENAECHNAAGLLVLPGGIDAHVHMETPMGNDVYTCDTFETGTRSAAFGGTTTIIDFAQQFHNDSPKAALDRRLAAAEPQCCVDYAFHVILTDINPGSLAELPDLINQDGVSSFKLYMAYPSVLMVDDADIFRTMRRTGDHGGMVNLHAENGVVIQALIEEALEQGNTSPKYHQLTRPSLMEGEAAHRVIRIAELAEVPVYIVHLSAKEALEAVVEARDRGIHAFAETCPHYLFLDESEYDAPGFEAAKYVMTPPLRNHDCQHALWRGLQFDDLQLVATDHCPFCMNENPLGILKSKQVGRDNFNRIPNGAPGVELRLTLLYDGGVRAGRINLNRFVQLTATAPAKMFGLFPQKGTIAVGSDADLVLFDPNETHTLSASTHHSLVDYSLFEGREVTGKVKKVFLRGQCIVDGDEWLGRSGMGQYLPRSASGRVL; this comes from the coding sequence ATGACATCGGTATTGATTCAGGGTGGTCGCATTGTCACAGCGGTAGACGACTACCAGGGTGACATCCTCATTCAAGATGGCCGCATTGAGGCCATTGGCCGCCAGCTCTCGGTAGAGAATGCTGAATGTCACAATGCCGCCGGTTTGCTAGTCCTACCCGGCGGCATTGACGCCCATGTGCACATGGAAACCCCCATGGGCAACGATGTCTACACCTGCGACACATTTGAAACGGGTACTCGCTCAGCAGCCTTTGGCGGCACCACCACCATCATTGACTTTGCTCAGCAGTTCCACAACGACAGCCCCAAGGCAGCCTTAGATAGACGTCTGGCGGCGGCTGAACCCCAGTGCTGCGTTGACTACGCCTTTCACGTTATTCTCACCGACATTAACCCCGGCTCTTTAGCCGAGCTACCCGATCTGATCAACCAGGATGGGGTGTCTAGCTTCAAGCTCTACATGGCCTACCCCAGCGTGCTGATGGTTGACGACGCCGATATCTTTAGAACCATGCGCCGCACGGGCGATCACGGCGGCATGGTCAACCTCCACGCTGAGAATGGCGTGGTCATTCAAGCGCTGATTGAAGAGGCGCTAGAGCAGGGCAACACTTCGCCTAAATACCATCAGCTCACCCGCCCCAGCCTAATGGAAGGGGAAGCCGCCCACCGGGTGATTCGCATTGCGGAGCTGGCGGAGGTGCCGGTATACATTGTGCACCTATCGGCAAAGGAAGCCTTGGAGGCAGTAGTGGAGGCGCGCGATCGCGGCATTCATGCCTTTGCCGAAACCTGCCCTCACTACCTCTTTCTCGATGAGTCGGAGTACGACGCTCCCGGCTTTGAGGCGGCAAAATACGTGATGACTCCACCCTTAAGGAATCACGACTGCCAACATGCCCTGTGGCGGGGGCTCCAATTCGATGACCTTCAGCTGGTGGCCACCGACCACTGCCCTTTCTGCATGAACGAGAACCCCCTCGGGATTCTCAAGTCAAAGCAGGTCGGTCGGGATAATTTCAACCGCATCCCCAACGGTGCCCCTGGGGTAGAACTGCGCCTGACACTACTCTACGACGGTGGAGTCAGAGCCGGACGCATCAACCTCAACCGCTTTGTGCAGCTCACCGCTACCGCCCCGGCCAAAATGTTTGGCCTATTTCCCCAGAAGGGCACGATCGCTGTCGGTAGCGATGCCGACCTGGTGCTGTTTGACCCCAACGAAACTCACACCCTCAGCGCCAGCACTCATCATTCCCTGGTGGATTATTCGCTGTTTGAGGGGCGAGAAGTCACGGGCAAGGTCAAAAAAGTCTTTCTGCGGGGCCAGTGCATTGTCGATGGCGACGAATGGCTGGGGCGATCGGGCATGGGCCAATATCTTCCCCGCAGCGCCTCAGGAAGAGTGCTTTAA
- a CDS encoding DUF4912 domain-containing protein gives MQYSVKLLVAALFALSPAAHPELRNFALAQVAQSPAFSLPETVPSGTTLSIQSSPNLGFAADALKKEFEAAYDGSEVGVEVTNSDGAIAALIDGDTDLAAIGRPLTEEEQAQDLNTVALDRAKIAIIIGADNPFNGNLTFEQFAGMFRGDITDWAEVGGEPGPIRFVDRPEDSDTRRSLSQYDVFGGASFEAGPTTDTVAEDDTAAVIQALNDDGISYAIAPHVTDQPAVKIVPMHQTLPDDPRYPYSQPRYFVYKGEPSPAVAAFLGYATSSTGQSALAAAQVAEVGEVAAGVTAPGSPAAEETPAAAPAPGETDPAATEAPADPAPVADNNAGFPWWWLLLPLAALGGLAWAIGRSRRGLTPGPGTPADAPPTAEHPLPTPIDPAVAAPPVEPVVVPPVVIDEPIAAAVPEEPVPVVDLPDSAPVEPPVPEPEIVAVDEVPAAPEPVVAPPEPEPAMPAAIPVTLGLAGLAAGAAASEAPAPVVDLPEPAPVEPPVPEPEIVAMDEVPAAPEPAVTPTEPEPAVPAAVPVTLGLAGLAAGAAASLASTEDQSAVEASKYNVIGRPAEGDIDLSTIDDGLPPLPDGYGESRIVLMPRDPQWAYAYWDTPSSRKEELRRQGGEHLALRLYDVTGINLDSQAPHSLQQVGCDELAREWYMQIPVSDRDYQVEIGYLTGDGRWLVLARSNTIRVPPVYPSDWTEEHFLTVIWDENLRGKTIMTLVDPRVERADAGALHAQLYSLAQGGEALRVDGSLFGSMQHVAGSMAPSISSFIFPSGAGLGAAAIGPGPTMSGVSGFTLSGFPGAMAEFPGLTMSGIGSLTMSGVAGLTMSGAGFSASAPPIRPREFWLVADAELIVYGATEPDATVTVAGNPIQLNEDGTFRFQISFQDGTVDYPIMAVAADGEQSRNIHMTFERQTPERRTNTKDEAQEEWPNL, from the coding sequence ATGCAGTATTCAGTCAAGCTTCTCGTTGCCGCACTGTTTGCCCTGAGCCCAGCCGCTCACCCAGAGCTGAGGAATTTTGCCCTGGCCCAGGTAGCTCAGAGCCCGGCCTTTTCGCTGCCTGAAACTGTGCCCTCAGGCACTACCCTCTCGATTCAGAGTTCCCCTAATTTGGGCTTTGCTGCCGATGCCCTCAAGAAGGAGTTTGAAGCGGCCTACGACGGTAGTGAAGTGGGCGTGGAGGTGACCAACAGCGATGGGGCGATCGCGGCGCTAATCGATGGCGACACTGACCTAGCAGCGATCGGGCGTCCCCTGACGGAGGAAGAGCAGGCGCAAGACCTAAATACGGTCGCTCTAGATCGAGCCAAAATTGCCATTATTATTGGTGCCGACAACCCCTTCAACGGCAACCTAACCTTTGAGCAGTTTGCCGGCATGTTTCGCGGCGACATTACCGACTGGGCTGAAGTCGGTGGAGAGCCTGGTCCAATTCGCTTTGTCGATCGCCCCGAAGACAGCGATACGCGACGTTCGCTCAGCCAGTACGACGTCTTTGGTGGCGCTTCGTTTGAGGCTGGCCCTACTACCGACACTGTGGCTGAAGATGACACGGCAGCGGTGATTCAGGCGTTGAACGATGACGGCATTAGCTATGCGATCGCCCCCCATGTCACCGATCAGCCGGCGGTCAAAATCGTGCCCATGCACCAGACCCTGCCCGATGACCCCCGCTATCCCTATTCGCAACCCCGCTACTTTGTCTATAAAGGTGAACCTAGCCCCGCAGTAGCCGCCTTTTTGGGCTACGCCACCTCCTCCACCGGGCAATCGGCCCTAGCTGCGGCTCAGGTTGCTGAGGTGGGAGAGGTAGCGGCAGGGGTAACCGCCCCAGGCTCCCCCGCTGCCGAAGAAACCCCAGCGGCGGCTCCTGCCCCTGGTGAGACAGACCCCGCTGCTACCGAGGCTCCGGCCGATCCGGCCCCGGTAGCCGACAATAACGCTGGATTTCCCTGGTGGTGGCTGCTGCTGCCTTTAGCAGCTTTGGGTGGGTTAGCCTGGGCGATCGGTCGCAGCAGACGCGGGTTAACACCAGGCCCTGGCACCCCTGCGGATGCTCCTCCTACTGCCGAACATCCCCTGCCCACCCCAATCGATCCTGCCGTTGCTGCTCCCCCGGTTGAGCCGGTTGTAGTGCCGCCTGTCGTAATAGATGAGCCCATAGCCGCTGCTGTGCCAGAAGAGCCCGTGCCGGTTGTCGATCTTCCCGACTCCGCTCCGGTCGAGCCACCCGTACCTGAACCTGAAATTGTCGCTGTAGATGAAGTGCCCGCTGCCCCCGAACCGGTAGTAGCCCCCCCAGAGCCTGAACCGGCTATGCCCGCTGCTATCCCCGTGACGCTGGGGCTTGCAGGTTTGGCTGCTGGGGCCGCTGCGTCAGAAGCACCCGCGCCGGTTGTCGATCTTCCCGAACCTGCTCCGGTCGAGCCACCCGTACCTGAACCTGAAATTGTCGCTATGGATGAAGTGCCCGCTGCCCCCGAACCGGCAGTAACCCCCACAGAGCCTGAACCGGCCGTGCCTGCTGCTGTCCCTGTGACGCTGGGGCTCGCAGGCTTGGCTGCTGGGGCCGCAGCATCTTTGGCCAGCACTGAAGATCAGTCTGCCGTTGAGGCCAGCAAATATAATGTGATCGGTCGACCGGCTGAAGGCGATATAGATCTGTCTACTATTGATGACGGTCTGCCGCCCTTGCCCGACGGCTATGGCGAAAGCCGCATTGTGCTAATGCCCCGTGATCCGCAATGGGCCTACGCCTACTGGGATACACCCAGTTCTCGCAAAGAAGAGCTGCGCCGTCAGGGGGGCGAACATCTGGCCCTGCGGTTGTACGACGTCACCGGCATCAATTTAGATAGCCAGGCTCCCCACAGTCTGCAACAGGTGGGCTGCGACGAACTGGCCCGCGAGTGGTACATGCAGATTCCGGTGAGCGATCGCGACTACCAAGTCGAGATTGGCTACCTGACGGGCGATGGCCGCTGGCTGGTGCTGGCTCGCTCTAACACCATTCGCGTACCGCCCGTTTACCCCTCCGACTGGACAGAAGAACATTTCCTCACCGTTATCTGGGACGAAAATCTGCGCGGCAAGACCATCATGACGCTGGTTGATCCTCGCGTTGAGAGGGCCGATGCCGGTGCGCTGCATGCCCAGCTCTATTCCTTGGCCCAGGGCGGTGAAGCTCTGCGCGTGGATGGCTCTTTGTTTGGCTCGATGCAGCACGTGGCTGGGTCTATGGCACCCTCCATTAGCTCTTTCATCTTTCCGTCCGGGGCGGGTCTAGGCGCGGCGGCAATTGGGCCTGGTCCGACCATGTCCGGGGTATCGGGCTTTACCCTCTCGGGTTTCCCTGGGGCAATGGCTGAATTTCCTGGCCTGACAATGTCGGGCATTGGCAGTCTCACCATGTCAGGGGTTGCTGGTCTGACCATGTCTGGAGCAGGCTTTTCGGCCTCGGCGCCACCCATTCGGCCCCGCGAGTTTTGGCTGGTGGCCGATGCCGAGTTGATTGTTTACGGTGCGACAGAACCCGATGCTACCGTAACCGTGGCGGGCAACCCCATTCAGCTCAACGAAGATGGCACCTTCCGCTTCCAGATCTCCTTCCAGGACGGCACTGTTGACTACCCGATTATGGCGGTGGCGGCCGATGGCGAGCAGAGCCGCAACATTCACATGACCTTTGAGCGCCAGACCCCTGAGCGACGCACCAACACCAAAGACGAAGCCCAGGAAGAGTGGCCGAATTTATAG
- a CDS encoding lipoate--protein ligase family protein, whose amino-acid sequence MTWRLIPLLDASGAVQMAIDAWLLDQHQHQGHPPTLRFYTWNPAAISLGASQRRQMPDHWQSLVWQGQPVELVQRPTGGRGVLHQGDLTYALVTSHIAGSRDQAYRFLCQFLIAGWAKLGVSLTFGQPGRDYGRSHNCFALATSADLVDAQGIKVIGSAQLRRGSCLLQHGSMGLMTDAELWQQVFQTPARPASQAQLAVRQGLTVSKIIESLTQAAEDCFNCQLIAQPLTQQEWVEVYALAQKNGPECQSTEPSAVSVRS is encoded by the coding sequence GTGACCTGGCGGCTGATTCCATTGCTGGATGCCTCCGGCGCGGTGCAGATGGCGATCGATGCCTGGCTGCTCGATCAGCATCAGCACCAGGGGCATCCGCCCACCCTGCGGTTCTACACCTGGAATCCGGCAGCGATTTCCCTAGGGGCAAGCCAGCGGCGGCAGATGCCTGACCATTGGCAAAGTCTTGTCTGGCAGGGACAGCCGGTGGAGCTGGTGCAGCGACCGACCGGCGGGCGTGGAGTACTACACCAAGGCGATTTGACCTATGCCCTAGTGACTTCTCACATTGCTGGAAGCCGCGACCAAGCCTACAGATTTCTCTGCCAGTTCTTAATTGCGGGCTGGGCAAAGTTGGGTGTATCCCTCACGTTTGGGCAGCCCGGTCGAGACTATGGACGTTCGCACAACTGCTTTGCCCTGGCCACCAGTGCCGATTTGGTCGATGCTCAAGGCATCAAGGTGATCGGCAGTGCCCAGCTGCGGCGCGGTTCCTGCCTACTTCAGCATGGCTCGATGGGATTGATGACCGATGCCGAGCTGTGGCAGCAGGTGTTTCAAACGCCAGCACGGCCAGCGAGTCAGGCCCAGCTGGCTGTGCGACAGGGGTTGACCGTCTCCAAAATCATTGAATCGCTCACTCAGGCGGCCGAGGATTGCTTTAATTGCCAGCTCATTGCCCAACCTCTAACCCAACAAGAGTGGGTAGAGGTCTACGCCCTGGCACAAAAAAATGGCCCGGAGTGCCAGAGCACCGAGCCATCTGCCGTATCGGTTCGAAGCTAG
- a CDS encoding DUF4278 domain-containing protein gives MKLTYRGHSYDAPSQPAPKVGETIDTGNYRGAPVAFEALAELPAQPAADLTWRGVSHRTGIAAPVAAIPERIAPRIAPVVIAAELPAVAASLVAPAVESEATPVNISDLARNLFIRRHQRSRRREQGMMVRLAAEVGISVEDAAHYESHIQGKMPHDFSGYDRGSAAMS, from the coding sequence ATGAAACTCACCTATCGCGGTCACAGCTACGACGCTCCATCTCAGCCCGCGCCCAAAGTGGGCGAAACCATCGACACCGGCAACTATCGAGGTGCTCCAGTGGCATTTGAGGCTTTGGCCGAACTGCCTGCTCAGCCCGCTGCCGATTTGACCTGGCGTGGTGTGTCCCATCGCACGGGTATTGCTGCTCCGGTGGCAGCGATTCCGGAACGGATCGCTCCGCGAATCGCCCCGGTGGTCATAGCCGCAGAGCTGCCGGCGGTTGCCGCTAGCCTCGTTGCCCCTGCGGTGGAATCTGAAGCCACGCCTGTTAACATCTCTGACCTAGCCCGCAACCTGTTTATTCGCCGTCACCAGCGCAGCCGTCGCCGCGAGCAGGGCATGATGGTGCGCCTAGCCGCTGAGGTCGGCATCTCTGTAGAAGACGCGGCTCACTACGAAAGCCACATTCAAGGCAAAATGCCCCATGATTTCTCCGGCTACGATCGCGGCTCAGCCGCCATGAGCTAG
- a CDS encoding folate/biopterin family MFS transporter, with protein sequence MTASSPTSSGIKGFVEQRLLLGQPLTSELAAILLVYFVQGILGLARLAVSFFLKDDLGLTPAEVAALSGIATLPWTIKPVFGLLSDGLPIFGYRRRPYLILSGLLGAGAWLALATVVQTGWAAIAAITLSSLSVAVSDVIVDSLVVERARGESLGNAGTLQSLAWGTSAVGGVLTAYLGGALLQHISTRAVFGITATFPLIVSLVAVLIIEDPVDSPSWAVVGNQVKQLWQAVRQRAIWMPALFLFLWQATPTADAAFFFFTTNDLGFQPEFLGRVRLVTSLAALLGIWVFQRFLRTVPFRTIFAWSTVLSSLLGMSMLLLVTHANRNLGIGDEWFSLGDSLVLTVMGEIAFMPVLVLSARLCPPGVEATLFALLMSVVNLAGLLSHELGAVLTHWLSVTETNFDNLWELVLITNLTTLLPLPLLFLLPNTSSQGVSDRSEEHAESLPPADTPMGSTGLFSTHVTEHPVTVGDSGPERFAKRE encoded by the coding sequence ATGACGGCTTCTTCCCCCACTTCTAGCGGCATCAAAGGTTTTGTGGAGCAGCGCCTTCTGCTTGGCCAGCCCCTAACCTCAGAACTGGCCGCCATTTTGCTGGTGTACTTCGTACAGGGCATCTTGGGCCTAGCGCGGCTAGCGGTGAGCTTTTTTCTCAAAGATGACCTGGGCCTCACCCCTGCCGAGGTAGCTGCCCTCAGCGGTATCGCCACCCTGCCTTGGACGATCAAGCCCGTGTTTGGCCTGCTGTCGGATGGACTGCCGATTTTTGGCTATCGACGGCGGCCCTACCTCATCCTTTCTGGGCTGTTGGGTGCGGGAGCGTGGCTAGCGTTAGCCACGGTGGTGCAGACGGGATGGGCTGCGATCGCAGCCATCACCCTCAGCTCCCTCTCCGTTGCCGTCAGCGACGTAATCGTCGATTCTCTCGTAGTAGAGCGGGCCCGAGGCGAATCCCTCGGCAACGCCGGCACGCTGCAATCCCTTGCCTGGGGCACCTCGGCGGTAGGGGGGGTTCTCACCGCTTACCTGGGCGGCGCGCTGCTTCAGCACATCAGCACCCGTGCCGTCTTTGGCATTACCGCCACCTTTCCGCTGATCGTGTCCCTGGTGGCGGTGCTCATCATTGAGGATCCGGTAGATTCTCCCAGCTGGGCGGTGGTGGGCAACCAGGTCAAACAGCTCTGGCAGGCCGTTCGCCAGCGGGCGATCTGGATGCCCGCACTCTTCTTATTTCTGTGGCAGGCCACCCCCACCGCTGATGCCGCCTTCTTTTTCTTCACAACTAACGATTTAGGCTTTCAGCCCGAGTTTTTGGGCCGGGTGCGGTTGGTTACTAGTTTGGCTGCCCTCCTCGGCATCTGGGTTTTTCAGCGGTTTCTACGCACAGTGCCCTTTCGCACCATTTTTGCCTGGTCTACGGTGCTCTCTAGCCTGCTCGGCATGAGCATGCTGCTGCTGGTCACCCACGCCAATCGCAACCTGGGCATTGGCGATGAGTGGTTTAGCCTCGGCGACAGCCTGGTGCTCACCGTCATGGGCGAAATTGCCTTCATGCCGGTGTTAGTGCTTTCGGCGCGGCTCTGCCCCCCCGGCGTAGAGGCCACTCTGTTTGCGCTACTGATGTCGGTGGTCAATCTAGCCGGGCTGCTTTCCCACGAGCTAGGAGCGGTGCTGACCCACTGGCTTAGCGTCACCGAGACCAACTTCGACAACCTGTGGGAACTGGTGCTGATCACCAATCTCACCACGCTGCTGCCCCTGCCCCTGCTGTTTTTGCTGCCCAACACCTCTTCTCAGGGAGTGAGCGATCGCAGCGAAGAACATGCCGAAAGTCTCCCCCCGGCAGATACGCCCATGGGTTCAACAGGTTTATTCTCAACCCATGTAACTGAGCACCCAGTCACCGTGGGCGATTCCGGGCCGGAACGCTTCGCGAAGCGAGAGTGA
- a CDS encoding carotenoid oxygenase family protein, with the protein MTATQPRPTAATFSLADWGGGYRSQPHEYSYWIDDIEGTIPADLEGTLFRNGPGLLEVNGHRVKHPFDGDGMISSIAMQNGRAYFRNRFVRTEGYVAEQQAQKPLYRGVFGTQKPGGPLANAFDLKLKNIANTNIVYWAGKLLALWEAAEPHRLDPSTLDTLGLDYLNGLIAPGGSFTAHPKVDPGHHGDQRLVGFSVKTGLSSTITLYELDAQGNALSQHSHSIPGFAFIHDFAITPNYAIFFQNPVSFGPVPFLLGFKGAAECISFNPKQPTKILLVPRNGDPMQVIETDPCFVFHHANAFEQDGQVIIDSVCYENFPSLDGSDYLEVDFDHVPAGQLWRFTVDVAAGTTQVDTLVSRCVEFPTLHPDVLGRPYQHLFIGTAHGSEGNAPLQALLKLDTHTGETQLWSAAPRGFMGEPLFVPRPQGQGDDDGWVLVLMYNADRGCSDLVILDGRDITADPVARLKLPHHVPYGLHGNFVPQYFGPDHSLEEAQG; encoded by the coding sequence ATGACTGCGACCCAACCCCGTCCCACCGCCGCCACCTTCTCCCTCGCAGACTGGGGCGGTGGCTACCGCTCCCAACCCCATGAATACAGCTACTGGATTGACGATATTGAGGGCACCATCCCTGCCGATCTAGAGGGCACTCTGTTTCGCAACGGCCCTGGCCTGCTCGAGGTCAACGGCCACCGCGTCAAGCACCCCTTCGATGGCGACGGCATGATCAGCAGCATTGCCATGCAGAATGGACGGGCCTACTTTCGCAACCGCTTTGTACGTACAGAAGGCTACGTAGCCGAGCAGCAGGCCCAGAAACCGCTTTACAGAGGCGTCTTTGGCACCCAAAAGCCCGGCGGCCCCTTGGCCAACGCCTTTGACCTGAAGCTCAAAAACATCGCCAACACCAACATTGTCTACTGGGCCGGCAAGCTGCTGGCCCTATGGGAAGCCGCCGAACCCCATCGGTTAGATCCCTCCACCCTCGACACCCTAGGGTTGGACTACCTAAACGGCCTGATTGCCCCCGGTGGTTCCTTCACGGCCCATCCTAAGGTTGACCCTGGCCACCACGGCGACCAGCGGCTGGTAGGCTTCTCGGTTAAAACTGGCCTCTCCAGCACCATCACCCTCTACGAACTCGACGCCCAGGGCAATGCCCTCAGCCAGCACAGCCACAGCATTCCTGGCTTCGCTTTCATCCACGATTTTGCCATCACCCCCAACTACGCCATCTTCTTCCAAAACCCTGTGAGCTTTGGGCCAGTGCCCTTCTTGCTGGGGTTCAAAGGGGCGGCAGAGTGCATTAGCTTCAACCCCAAGCAGCCCACCAAAATTCTGCTAGTGCCGCGCAATGGCGACCCCATGCAGGTGATTGAGACTGACCCCTGCTTTGTGTTTCACCATGCCAATGCCTTTGAACAAGACGGCCAGGTGATTATCGACTCCGTTTGCTACGAAAATTTCCCGTCCCTAGACGGCAGCGACTACCTTGAGGTTGACTTTGACCATGTTCCGGCAGGGCAGCTCTGGCGCTTTACGGTGGATGTAGCGGCAGGTACCACCCAGGTCGATACGCTGGTTTCTCGCTGTGTGGAATTTCCCACCCTGCACCCCGACGTTCTTGGTCGACCCTACCAACATCTATTTATAGGGACAGCTCATGGGTCTGAGGGCAACGCACCGCTGCAAGCCCTGCTCAAGCTCGACACCCACACGGGTGAAACTCAGCTGTGGAGCGCTGCCCCACGCGGGTTTATGGGTGAGCCGCTGTTTGTGCCCCGTCCGCAGGGCCAAGGGGATGACGACGGCTGGGTGCTGGTGCTGATGTATAACGCCGATCGCGGCTGCTCTGACTTGGTGATTTTGGATGGGCGCGACATTACCGCTGACCCTGTGGCCCGGCTCAAGCTACCCCACCATGTGCCCTACGGCCTGCACGGCAACTTTGTGCCTCAATACTTTGGCCCAGACCACAGCTTAGAGGAAGCTCAAGGTTAG
- a CDS encoding histidine triad nucleotide-binding protein, with product MSGDTIFGKIIRKEIPANIVYEDDLCLAFTDITPQAPTHILVIPKKPIPKLSDATSEDKELLGHLLLTIKQVADQAGLTENGYRVVINTGDDGGQTVFHLHLHLLGGRSLDWPPG from the coding sequence ATGAGTGGCGACACTATCTTTGGCAAAATCATCCGCAAAGAGATTCCGGCCAATATTGTCTATGAGGATGATCTCTGCCTAGCCTTTACTGACATCACGCCCCAAGCTCCTACCCACATTTTAGTCATCCCCAAAAAGCCCATCCCCAAGTTGTCGGATGCAACCTCTGAGGATAAAGAACTGTTGGGACATTTATTGCTAACCATTAAGCAGGTGGCCGACCAAGCAGGTTTGACTGAGAACGGCTATCGGGTGGTGATCAACACCGGCGACGACGGCGGACAAACTGTTTTCCATTTGCACTTGCACCTGCTTGGCGGACGTAGCTTAGATTGGCCACCGGGCTAG
- a CDS encoding FAD-dependent oxidoreductase, with protein MPSTYPALSQDVTVDVAIVGAGLAGVMTAKLLKQAGKTVALIEADRIGQGTSGHTTAKVSALQQLIYADLIDQHGIEKARLYAESNQAAIARLAELIAAENIDCDFERKANYTFATDQAGLEQIKDELEAAQSVGLPATFVESVDLPLSVTGAIMLPDQAQFHPRKFMLAIAATLPGNGSHVFEQTRVDTVKDDGPGRVITQNGPTVIAQDVVIATNLSILDVGLFFAKSYPQRSYLVGGHIDANRAPQGMYIGVGEGYRSIRTTPTDDGGLLLLVGGEGNKVGQDDATDERYQRLEAYLHNHFGVEPAYRWSSQDYKSFDKLPYIGKLTLAHQHTYVATGFSLWGMTKSVIAGMVLADNILGHRHPWADLYDATRPTPLVTKTSVQQNLDVGSHWMGDRFKGLFDSTDSVNPGEGKLVTHKGAKVAAYRDDNGQLHTVSAVCPHLGCIVAWNQAEKSWDCPCHGSRFNYDGKILHSPTVKPLAQKVCN; from the coding sequence TTGCCTTCTACCTACCCGGCTCTGAGTCAGGATGTGACGGTAGATGTGGCTATAGTGGGTGCTGGGCTAGCGGGGGTGATGACCGCTAAGCTGCTCAAGCAAGCCGGAAAGACCGTGGCATTGATTGAGGCCGATCGCATCGGGCAAGGCACCTCCGGCCACACCACCGCCAAAGTATCTGCCCTGCAACAGCTGATCTATGCAGATCTAATCGACCAGCACGGCATCGAGAAAGCACGGCTCTACGCAGAGTCGAACCAGGCCGCGATCGCCCGCCTAGCCGAGTTAATCGCCGCCGAAAACATTGACTGCGACTTTGAACGCAAAGCCAACTACACCTTCGCCACCGATCAGGCTGGGCTCGAACAAATCAAAGATGAATTAGAAGCGGCCCAGAGCGTGGGTCTCCCCGCTACCTTTGTCGAGAGCGTAGACCTGCCACTGTCGGTCACCGGAGCGATCATGCTGCCCGATCAGGCGCAGTTTCACCCACGCAAGTTTATGCTGGCGATCGCAGCCACTCTGCCCGGCAACGGCAGCCACGTCTTTGAGCAAACCCGAGTAGACACCGTTAAAGATGACGGCCCAGGCCGCGTAATCACCCAAAATGGGCCGACGGTCATCGCTCAAGACGTGGTAATTGCCACCAACCTGTCCATTCTGGATGTTGGGCTTTTCTTTGCCAAGAGCTATCCCCAACGGTCCTATCTAGTTGGGGGGCACATCGACGCCAACCGTGCTCCCCAGGGCATGTACATTGGTGTCGGCGAAGGCTATCGCTCCATTCGCACTACCCCTACCGACGACGGTGGGCTGCTGCTGCTTGTCGGCGGTGAGGGCAACAAAGTTGGTCAAGACGACGCCACCGACGAACGCTATCAGCGTTTAGAAGCCTATCTGCACAACCACTTTGGGGTCGAACCCGCCTACCGCTGGTCGAGCCAAGACTATAAATCCTTCGACAAGCTGCCCTACATCGGCAAGCTCACCTTGGCCCACCAGCATACCTACGTCGCCACCGGATTCAGCCTCTGGGGCATGACCAAGTCAGTGATCGCAGGCATGGTGCTAGCGGACAACATTTTGGGCCATAGACACCCCTGGGCCGATCTCTACGACGCCACCCGCCCAACGCCCTTGGTCACCAAGACCTCAGTTCAGCAAAATTTGGATGTCGGGTCGCACTGGATGGGCGATCGCTTCAAAGGCCTGTTTGATTCCACCGATAGCGTCAACCCTGGAGAAGGCAAACTGGTCACCCACAAAGGGGCCAAAGTCGCCGCCTACCGCGACGACAACGGTCAGCTGCACACCGTTTCTGCTGTCTGCCCCCACCTGGGCTGCATTGTCGCTTGGAACCAGGCCGAGAAAAGCTGGGATTGCCCCTGCCACGGCTCTCGCTTTAACTACGACGGCAAGATTCTCCATAGTCCCACCGTCAAACCGCTAGCGCAGAAAGTTTGTAACTAA